Within Lolium rigidum isolate FL_2022 chromosome 5, APGP_CSIRO_Lrig_0.1, whole genome shotgun sequence, the genomic segment tagcgggctattTCATTTAGCCGCGATTTTTTTGGAGGCtataaaaggctatagccgggttatagcgagctattccatttagccttttttaaattttttgaaatatttcagtcatatcttaccaaaagaagaggaaaactaTGACTCAAATACGATTCGTGATACAAATTATTCAACTATTCAAGTCCAATAAGTATTCAGTTAttcaactcacaagttttatctaattatATTAAACGCAAATTcggaaaacaaaaaataaaaaagagaagagaTGAGAAATTTAAAATGCAGGAGGTTTAGCGGCTAAATTAAAGGCTAAATAGGGGCTAAATTGGGCTATAACCGGCTATTAGCGGTTTTTCTCATTTAGCCTATAAGGGCATAGCCGCAGCGGCAGGTCTcccgaaaggctatagccgggctatagccggctatttaaaaccatgGTTGTGGGTTGCGGGGTCGGAGTCCTCGGTGCTTGCGAATGGTAGGCGAGCTTCCTCTACCTCTTACTTCTTCTCCATGGATGGTGTGCTTTGCTCCGATGGGTGTCGATCTTCAGGAGCACTAAGCGACTAACACGGAAGTAATTAAAGAACACAATGGTCAGTGATGACGGCATTTTTTACTATGTTATGCGCGTACGTTTCAGGGCAGTCAGACGGTCTAAAAATACCCAGACTACCAAACTTGGCCTCTCATCCACTTCACCTAGCTCAAATACTTGATACTAGACATAGCCAGGCAAGGCTTTAGTGACCGTGACCTTGAATGCAAACACACTCTAGCAGAAAAAGGTAGAGAGGGTACTACTCTTGGCATCCCTTGTTAGATCTGGTTAACACATGCCAGCTGGACATTTGTTTTGTACGTTCACACAAAGGGAACAGGCCCGACATATTCTTTCTTTAATCTTTGGACCTAATAATTCTTTCCACTCCTTCTATATAAGCCCCACAATAGGTGGCAAAGCAGGCCCACGAACTCGTCTTCTCCCAATCTAGCCGGCAGACATACTGTGTTCTTCTCTCCAAGCCGGCCCGAGTGACGCCAATGGAGATTGAGAGAGAAACACCAGGCAGCGACAGAGGAAAGAGCTGGCGGTCCAACACGGCGCAAGATCAGGACGCTAAGAACCTTGAAGAAAGTTATCAGTTCATTAAGGTGTGTTTTCTCTACCGAGTTGTCGTACTGCTGTTTATCACTCTGGCACACACAAGCTCATGATCATGCCATGTTTAGCAATGGTTACCTCCATTTTGAAACTAGCTTTTTTAAAAGTTTTATATTTTGGAACAGATGTAGTAGCTATATCTAGGGAGATCAAAATAATTCTTCCGTTTTGCATCATGGAGGAAAGATTGAGCATGATGGAGTTTTGTTTCTCGTTGTCTTGATGATATTCTGTTTTGCTTGGTTCTGCATCACAGGAGCCAGCATGGAAAAGGTTCCTTGCTCATATTGGACCAGGGTTCATGGTGTCTCTGGCCTACTTAGATCCTGGAAATTGTGAGCATCTCCTTCTCTCGCTTTCTCCTTGCTCTGTTTCCCTCTCTACAGCGTAGTTCTCACGGTGATGAAACTGATGCAGTGGAAACTGATCTGCAAGCCGGTGCCAACCACAGATATGAGGTGCATTTTTCAGCGACTCGTATTTTCATTGAGATGATTCTACTTCTCATTTTACTAGGATCCACTTTGCAGTAAAATCAGGAGACACTTTTTTAGCTTTTTATTAAAATCATACAACTTTTTTGCATTCGTTATCAAGCTTCTCCACAAAATCTCGACCTTTTCAACGTTTCCAGACCGTTACTAGAAAAATGCAACTCAGTCTTTTGCTTTGTCCACTTCGTTGTGTCCTTGTAGCTCCTTTGGGTGATTCTGATTGGTCTCATCTTCGCACTGATTATACAATCACTAGCGGCTAATCTTGGCGTGGTGACAGGTATTAAAGCTGGGAACATTATTTGGccacttatacttgatcttgaaatAATAAAATGCAAATTGATGCTAATGGGCACATGCATACAGGGAAGCATCTCGCTGAGATATGCAAGAGCGAGTATCCAAAGTTCGTGATGATCTGCTTATGGCTCCTTGCAGAGCTAGCGGTTATCGCTGCTGATATCCCAGAAGGTCAGATCATTaataccatattcaaattttgcattttttttgttttaaaacgaggcaaaagctCTGCCTAtccattaattttttttttcgaaatggggtatatccccagcctctgcatcaatcgatgcacacagcccTCTTTATTACCCAAAGTATCAAAATATTATCAACGTTTTACAACTCAAAGATCATACAACGTGTACACATAAACTAGCCAACGAAACAGTATAGTGACACGTTTATGCATCTTGAAGTCGTTTAGTAggtcgccaaccagcctggctgtAAATAGCCTGTGCCACCGCTTCCAGCCGGCGGCATCCAGCATGCATAGGCTCTCGTTGCGCCTCCGGCAGTAAGAGAGACCAATCGTGGATCCAGTGTGATACCATACGGATAACCTGTAAAAAATTAACATTTGTATTCCTGTTAAAGACAATGTCATTACGGCTATTCCATATAGCCCACATCAACGCGCTAAAACCAATTCTAATTCTAACTTTAGCTGTCTTACCCACCCCATTTAACCAGTTCCCGAACATGTTTGTGACATTAGTCGGTGCGGGTATATTAAAGGTAAACTGAATAACTCTCCAAATAAGCTTTGCGAAGggacaatcaaagaacaaatggtTTATTGATTCCGATGAATCACAGAACacacatttcttacaaccatTCCAATTTCGGCGAGCtaaattgtctttggtgaggataactTTTTTATGAAAACCGACACAGCCAGGGCCAAACCCAGACAAGCAACAACACACTAACGGCCCAAACACACTGACAATACAACGGATGACACACTCGTCGAGACTAGCTGGCCTCCCACCCATGCCGGAGAGAAGACCTTGCCGCCCACACGATACGAAATCGATACCCTCAACACTATCAAACTTTCGGGGTCGCCGTCGGGACATCCAGCTGCTCCGCCACGCCCAGCGcagaccaccaacaccaccttgTAGAACAGCCATTATGACATAACACCGGTCGCGATCGAGCTGCGACGCCGCACGACCCGGACACCTGCAGCATGCTGCACTAACAAACCGCCCGCAGACCACATGGCTTCCACACCAATATCTGGAGCGGCCACCCCAGCGTAAAGTCCAACCTCCTTCGCTGAGATGCATCGACCGAGCTGACAACCTCGCCTCACAAGCGACACGAGCTTGTCACACATGCCAAGCCAACGAGCTGCCACACCCGATGAAGTTGTTGCCTGTCATGGAACTCGAGACGGCCACTTTGCGCACAATCACCATCCGGTGCCGCCGCCCCGGCGCTCACGAACCCCGGCAGAAGAGTAACGCCAACAAACAACCACATTTCCACTATCCAAGACGACGCCCTCAAGACGGAAGCGACGAAGACGCCACCATCGCCcctccgcataaccggatcatcggtTTTCACGTCGAGAGACCAAATCCTTGTCTCTGGAGAGAATGTGAGGCTCCtcaacgatgcctccaagaagaggAGCGACATCCGAAGACTCCGCCATTCTTTGTACCGAACAAAATTCGTTGCTAAGATTTCGCACGAATCCCCTTCCCAACCGCCAAAAAAGCCTCACCGAACTGCACATCCAAGATGTCCAGACCGGAGTAGAGCAAAATGTGCCATGAACCTCCTCCGTCGGCCACCACACAAGATCGGTGGCGTTCCTAGGGTGCACCCAATACCGCGAAGAAACACCACCGAGTCAACCTGAAAACAGCCACGCTTCAGCAACAATGACGTTGCCCTCAATCTAGGGCCAACGCGCCAGCGTCCTCCATGCACGGGGCAGCACAACATCCCCCTAGCGCGCTCGCGCGCAGTTCTGGTCCGGGGACCCACAAGAAGTGCCGAGCATTGCTCGTAGCCTCCGCCCCAGCGCTGCACGCACCACACACAGCCCCCACCCCACACGCTAGCAGTTCCCGCCACCCGGCCCATCGCGCGCCACCAGCGCGCGGATCCACCTCGCCTCGGGACCACCGCGCTGCTTCCCACGTGACGCCGAATGGCCGGAGCACCGCACGCAGCCACATCCGTTTTGGATCGAAattcctagcgccgccgccaccgttagTAGATGGGCTGAGGGGCCCGGCAGCTAGGGTTTAGGTCTCTCTCAGGTAGGCTGCAGGGGAGCGATAAAATTTGCACATTTCACTTTGTCATAAATAAGCAATTAAGCTCATTGGCTCCCTACGTTGGATCAAACTGTTTTTCAATAATGTCATTAGATCCAATTTTTAATCTACTATGAGGGCGGTATTTCTTTTTGTTCTAATTGCTGATCGTTAGTCAACAGTTGCTAACAATAAAAGAGCTAATTAAGCATATCTCTGAACATCATATAAGTACATAAAGGGGAAGTCACGATCCAGAATGAGTTAACAAGAAAATAAACTCATACCCAGTCATCGCCGTGGCTCAGTTGTCTTACCATGTGCAAAAAAAAACTACTCACTTCGTCTTATTAACCGTCATTCTTTTTGTCTGCAGTTATCGGGACGGCCTTCGCTCTGAAACTCTTGTTCCACATCCCCGTGTGGATCGGGGTTCTCATCACCGGCAGCAGCACGCTCCTCCTGCTTGGCCTCCAGAGATACGGCGTACGCAAGCTGGAGTTCGTGGTGTCTATGCTGGTGTTCGTCATGGCGGCGTGCTTCTTCGGTGAGCTGAGCATAGTGAAGCCTCCGGCCAAGGAGGTCCTGAAAGGGCTCTTCATCCCCAAACTCAAGGGAGACGGCGCCACCGGAGACGCCATTGCCCTCCTTGGGGCTCTTGTTATGCCGTATGAAGCTGCTCACTAAACATACTCTACTATAGGCATCTATCGTTGATCTCCTAATTAATCAACTTAAACTAAACATGATATCGCTTCTGGCCAATAAATTACAGACACAACCTGTTCTTGCATTCGGCTTTGGTGCTCTCAAGGAAGACGCCGGCGTCAGTAAGGGGAATCAAGGTGGGAGACTTCAAATGTTGTACAAATAGTATATATTCGCTAGAGGCATGGATAATTTAGTGCAGCATTACACTGATATTGCTGGTGTTCTTCCATTGGATCTGGATCGATGTGCAGGACGCATGCAGGTTCTTCCTCTACGAGAGCGGCTTCGCGCTGTTCGTTGCACTGCTCATCAACATCGCCATCATCTCCGTTTCCGGGACTGTCTGCTTCGGGGAGAACCTCTCAGTGGAAGACGCAGACAGATGCAGCGAACTCAGCCTGGATAACTCCTCCTTTCTCCTAAAGGTACGAAAAATATTCTTACACAACGTGCAGCTAGTACTAGTGGAGTAATTTGTCATTCTCTCCTCTCAACTGAAATCTTAAACTATTCAAATCTTGATATTTTTTTACTATGAAAACCTTCAGAACGTTCTCGGCAAGTCCAGCTCGATTGTGTACGGCGTGGCGCTCTTAGCCTCAGGGCAGAGCTCCACCATTACCGGCACGTACGCCGGCCAGTACATCATGCAGGTACCAATTACATTAGCAAATACAGGATTTTCAGATACAATTTGCAGTTATTAGTTATTATGAACCGTTTACTTACTTGTCATCTTTTATCTTATATTTGTGCAAAGCCTAGTAGGACTCCACCATTAATCTCTTCTTTTTGTCCACCTACGGTTGCATCTTTCGTTTTCTTAAAAGGGTGTGATAAATCTTGAAGCACAAATTGACAATTCATTTCCACTGTAATTAACCTAGGGGTTCTTGGACATCAAGATGAAGACATGGCTTAGGAACCTGATGACACGCTGCATCGCCATTGCGCCGAGCCTAGTCGTCTCCATCATCGGCGGGTCAAATGGCGCCGGACGTCTCATAATCATAGCATCGGTACGGTGCTCGACACACGTCTCTATTTCCACGAGCCTCAATACCATTGTTAGCAGTGAGAAAACGACCGTGGTTGCACTAGCACCTGCGAAGCACCAGTCACCGTCACCACTCGGTCAGAAAACACACATATCCATATAATGCCCCATCCACTACTATACATATATAGCACGACTTCACTACCATGCACTCGTTAGCAGCTACCGAGTTCTTAGCTAACAAACGCACTAACATAGCACATTTGTGATCTTAAAATGCAAAATAGTAGATTCAAGAGAGTGCGCATTCTAGACCTTCTTCAATCTAACGACAGCATCAAAATGATTGGGCTCCTATAATTGATTACCTTTGATTGAATTCTACAGATGATACTGTCGTTTGAGCTGCCATTTGCACTCATCCCGCTTCTAaagttcagcagcagcagcagcaagatgggaccacacaagaactccatctACGTAAGCATCCGATGTGTTTCCTTAATTATAGCTTGTTTTTGGACAAACCTACGTTCGTACACACCTGcgttgcatgatcgtgcatgcacTTCAATAATTGTGCATCCCATCACATTATCGTACCCATATGCATGCCATGTTCTCCGTGCATGAATGATACTCATGCATGCAGAATCACAGCCAACCAAACAAAATAGTGTATTGTAGTGCTAGCTATAGTTTGTTGATGGATGTTATACCAACTAGAAGATACCCCGCGCGGTTGCTGCGGGAATAGTGACACACCACACTATTAAAATGGGCCATAAGCAGAGGTGCATGGACAGATAACTCATGAAAACAAAGTTTGTACTGCTACGTCTTGGTGACTGACACATTACGAAAACATGACTCGTTGTCAGAGTTTATACAGTAAGAAGATGCTATCGAACTGTCTGAATTTGTACAGTGGAAGATACTCAGACTTTCCTCATTATTTTGATATACAATTAATGTTACAGACCGGACCCAACTTCTATTTCAGCTTCTGTTGATGCTGCATCTTCTAACACTGATTCACTGGAATTCCTATTTTGACGGAGAGTGGTCCATTTAGCATTGACATGCAATGATTTTCTACAGAGGAAAAGGAACAAACAGTTCATACAAATATTTAGACGAATTAATTTGATGACAGTTTTGGAGCTGCAGTCTAAGACAAAAAGAAGGTATCAGCTACCAGCTACTTTTAGCGAAACACCACTATATACACATTCGTTTTACTATCACTTAATTGTGGAAGAACGGATAAGCAAGGAGTGGACCATTCAAGCATAAATTTCTCAAACGTTTGCACTTTGCCTTAATGGAAACTCAAGTTTGAAACAATTTTTCTCCGAGCTCGGTAAGTACCTTAAGATTCTAAAATTAATATAAGATACAGGAAACTACACTT encodes:
- the LOC124653447 gene encoding metal transporter Nramp5-like, whose amino-acid sequence is MEIERETPGSDRGKSWRSNTAQDQDAKNLEESYQFIKEPAWKRFLAHIGPGFMVSLAYLDPGNLETDLQAGANHRYELLWVILIGLIFALIIQSLAANLGVVTGKHLAEICKSEYPKFVMICLWLLAELAVIAADIPEVIGTAFALKLLFHIPVWIGVLITGSSTLLLLGLQRYGVRKLEFVVSMLVFVMAACFFGELSIVKPPAKEVLKGLFIPKLKGDGATGDAIALLGALVMPHNLFLHSALVLSRKTPASVRGIKDACRFFLYESGFALFVALLINIAIISVSGTVCFGENLSVEDADRCSELSLDNSSFLLKNVLGKSSSIVYGVALLASGQSSTITGTYAGQYIMQGFLDIKMKTWLRNLMTRCIAIAPSLVVSIIGGSNGAGRLIIIASMILSFELPFALIPLLKFSSSSSKMGPHKNSIYIIVFSWTLGLMLIGINVYFLSTSFVGWLISNSLPKYANVLVGIVVFPLMLVYVVAVVYLTFRKDTVVTFVADSCKADTEMAAGVGVKIDDDESVPYREDLADIPLPAHARSD